CTGGATACGCACCGGGTCACCGGTGCCGGTGCTGTTGTAGCGGCGCGGTCGGCGCCGATCAGGCCTCGGCTTCGGCCAGCGCCGCCTCGAACCCGCGGAGCAGGCCGGCGCCGTCCGTCCCGTCGAGGTCCGGGAGCGTCGCCCGCTCGGGATGGGGCATCATCACGGCGACCGTCTCCCGGTCGCCGAGGACGCCCGCCACGTTGCCGCGGGAGCCGTTGGGGTTCGCGTCGTCCGTCACCTGTCCCTGCGCGTCGCAGTAGCGCAGGAGGACGCGGTCCTCACTCACGAGGCGGTCGTACGTCTCGTCGTTCGCCTCGAAGCGCCCCTCGCCGTGGGCGATGGGGAGGGCGAGCACGTCGCCCTCGTCGTACGCGCGGGTCCACGGCGTGTCGGCGTTCTCGACCCGGACGTGGACGCGCTCACACTGGAAGCGCGCGCTCTCGTTGATCGTGAAGGCGCCCGGGGTCAGCCCCGCTTCACAGCCGATCTGGGCGCCGTTGCAGACGCCGAGGACGGGCACGCCGTCGGCGGCGGCCTCGCGCACCGCCTCGATGATCGGGGTGCGCGCCGCCATCACGCCCGCACGGAGGTAGTCGCCGTAGGAGAAGCCGCCGGGGAGCATCACGCCCGTGGCGTCGGCGGGCAGGCCGTCCTCGTACCAGACGCGTTCGGCGTCGATGCCGAGGTGGGAGAGCGCACGCACCGAATCGCGGTCGCAGTTACTCCCGCCGAACTGGATCACCGCAACCGTCATCGCTCCGTGACCTCGACCTCGTAGTCGTGGATGGTCGGGTTCGCGAGCAGTCGCTCCGCCATCTCGTCGACGCGCTCCTCGGCCGCCGCCGCCGACTCGGCGTCGAGGTCGAGTTCGAACCGGTCGGCCGACCGGAGATCCTCGAGTTCGAACCCGAGTCGTTCGAGCGCGCGCTGGGTCGTCTCCGCCTCCGGATCGAGGACGCCCCGCTTGAGTCGCACCGTGACCGTCGCGGTGTATGCCGTCATCGGTCGACTCTGCGCGGCCGCGAGCAAAAGCCGTTTTGGAGTCGCCCTACAGGTCGCGGACGGCGTCGACGGCCGCGCCGATGCTCGGCGCGTCGAACCACGCCTCGCCCGTGTAGGCGTTCGCCCCCGCGGCGTACATGTCGGCGACGGCGTCGATGACGGCCGCCGGGAGGGGGTTCGGGTCGACGGTACAGAGCGGCCGCCAGTCGGCCACGCCCCGCCGGTCGGCCTCGGCTTTCGCCTCGCTCACCGCCTCGACCCACTCGGGGTGGGCGCGCTTGTAGAACTGCCGCACCACCTCCTTGGACACCTCCTGCCCACCGTAGGCGAAGCGGTTCTCGTCGAACGTCCCCACCACGTCCGCCACGCGAACCTCGCC
This window of the Haloplanus rubicundus genome carries:
- the purQ gene encoding phosphoribosylformylglycinamidine synthase I, with the translated sequence MTVAVIQFGGSNCDRDSVRALSHLGIDAERVWYEDGLPADATGVMLPGGFSYGDYLRAGVMAARTPIIEAVREAAADGVPVLGVCNGAQIGCEAGLTPGAFTINESARFQCERVHVRVENADTPWTRAYDEGDVLALPIAHGEGRFEANDETYDRLVSEDRVLLRYCDAQGQVTDDANPNGSRGNVAGVLGDRETVAVMMPHPERATLPDLDGTDGAGLLRGFEAALAEAEA
- the purS gene encoding phosphoribosylformylglycinamidine synthase subunit PurS, coding for MTAYTATVTVRLKRGVLDPEAETTQRALERLGFELEDLRSADRFELDLDAESAAAAEERVDEMAERLLANPTIHDYEVEVTER